One genomic region from Sparus aurata chromosome 15, fSpaAur1.1, whole genome shotgun sequence encodes:
- the LOC115596354 gene encoding vinculin-like isoform X6, giving the protein MPVFHTKTIESILEPVAQQISHLVIMHEEGEVDGKAIPDLTVPVAAVQAAVSNLVRVGKETVQTTEDQVMKRDMPPAFIKVENSSSKLVQASQMLKADPYSVPARDYLIDGSRGILSGTSDLLLTFDEAEVRKIIRVCKGILEYLTVAEVVETMEDLITYTKNLGPGMTKMSKMIEERQQELTHQEHRQMLVNSMNTVKELLPVLISAIKIFVTTKSSRGAGVEEAERNRRFIFEKMSAEINEIIRVLQLTTWDEDAWANKKDMEALKRSLALIESKMAQAKGWLKDPHGQPGDPGEVALRVILDEAGKVGELCAGRERKDILATAKALGQMTDQIADLRARGQGPSPGCVQRAGQCSQGLDLLFGKVDCAARRLEALINAKQAIARRLDAAQAWLADPNGGPEGEENIRALLAEAKRIADLCEDPKERDDILRSISEIAGLTARLVELRKQGKGDSPEARALAKQIGAALLTLQSKTNRAVANMRPAKPAVTLEGKMEQALRWANNPGVDDRGVGQAAIRGMVGEGKRLAGGLLGPYRQDMIGRCDRTEALMTSLADMANRGEAEAPHARATAAQLQDSLKDLRQHMQEVMTQEVSDVFSDTTTPIKLLAVAATAPPDAPNRAEVFEERAGNFEAHAGRLGATAEKAAAVGTANKSTVEGIHAAVKHARELTPQVTSAARILLKNPGNKAAYEHFDTMKNQWIDNVEKLTGLVDEAIDTKSLLDASEEAIKKDIDKCRVAMANVQPQMLVAGATSIARRANRVLLVAKREVENSEDPRFRDTVKHASDILSHTISPMVMDAKAVAGNIQDKALQKAYLDSCLRILAAVGKVREAFQPQEPDFPPPPPDLDQLHVSDEQAPPKPPLPEGEVPPPRPPPPEEKDEEFPEQKVGEVLSEPMMVAARQLHDEARKWSSKGNDIIAAAKRMALLMAEMSRLVRGGSGNKRALIQCAKDIAKASDEVTRLAKEVAKQCTDRRIRTNLLQVCERIPTISTQLKILSTVKATMLGRTNISEEESEQATEMLVHNAQNLMQSVKETVREAEAASIKIRTDAGFTLRWVRKTPWYQ; this is encoded by the exons gtggGGAAGGAGACCGTTCAAACCACCGAGGACCAGGTGATGAAGAGAGACATGCCCCCTGCCTTCATTAA ggtGGAGAACTCCAGCTCGAAGCTCGTCCAGGCTTCTCAGATGCTAAAGGCGGACCCGTACTCTGTTCCTGCGCGAGATTACCTGATCGACGGATCCAGAGGGATCCTGTCAGGAACGTCCGACCTGCTCCTCACCTTCGATGAGGCcgag GTGCGTAAGATCATTCGCGTGTGTAAAGGTATCCTAGAGTACCTGACCGTAGctgaggtggtggagaccatgGAGGACCTCATCACATACACCAAGAACCTGGGACCAG GCATGACCAAAATGTCCAAGATGATtgaggagaggcagcaggagcTGACGCACCAGGAGCACAGACAGATGTTAGTCAACTCCATGAACACTGTCAAagagctgcttcctgttctcATATCAG CTATAAAGATTTTTGTCACAACCAAGAGCAGTCGAGGTGCCGGCGTCGAGGAGGCCGAGAGGAACAGAAGGTTCATCTTTGAGAAGATGAGCGCCGAAATCAACGAGATCATACGAGTCCTGCAGCTCACCACGTGGGACGAAGACGCCTGGGCCAACAAG AAG GATATGGAGGCTTTGAAGAGATCTCTGGCTTTGATTGAGTCAAAGATGGCACAAGCTAAAGGCTGGCTCAAAGACCCCCATGGACAACCAG GAGACCCCGGTGAGGTCGCCCTGCGCGTCATTCTGGACGAAGCCGGTAAAGTGGGAGAGCTGTGTGctgggagggagaggaaagatATTCTGGCAACCGCGAAGGCTCTGGGACAAATGACTGACCAGATTGCAGATCTACGAGCCAG AGGCCAGGGTCCGAGCCCGGGGTGCGTGCAGCGTGCGGGCCAGTGCTCACAGGGCTTAGACTTGTTATTTGGCAAAGTGGATTGTGCCGCTCGCAGATTGGAGGCTCTAATCAATGCCAAGCAGGCCATCGCCAGGAGGCTGGATGCTGCACAG gCCTGGCTGGCCGATCCCAATGGCGGTCCTGAAGGGGAGGAGAACATCAGAGCGCTACTAGCAGAGGCCAAACGCATCGCTGATCTGTGCGAGGACCCCAAGGAGAGGGATGACATCCTGCGCTCCATCAGCGAGATCGCAGGCCTCACCGCCAGACTCGTGGAGCTCCGCAAACA GGGTAAAGGTGACAGCCCGGAGGCCCGTGCGTTGGCAAAGCAGATCGGGGCGGCGCTGCTGACCCTGCAGTCCAAAACCAACCGGGCCGTGGCCAACATGAGACCGGCCAAACCCGCTGTCACCTTGGAGGGGAAGATGGAGCAGGCGCTCCGCTGGGCGAACAACCCCGGAGTGGACGACAGAGGAGTTG GTCAGGCAGCGATCAGAGGGATGGTCGGGGAAGGGAAGAGGCTCGCTGGAGGCCTGTTGGGCCCGTATCGACAGGATATGATCGGGCGCTGCGACCGGACGGAGGCTCTCATGACATCTTTGGCAGACATGGCCAACAGGGGCGAGGCCGAGGCGCCTCACGCCCGAGCCACAGCCGCACAACTGCAGGACAGCCTGAAG GACCTGAGGCAGCACATGCAGGAGGTGATGACCCAGGAAGTATCGGACGTCTTCAGTGACACCACCACCCCCATCAAACTGCTGGCTGTGGCTGCAACTGCTCCTCCTGACGCCCCCAACAGGGCGGAG GTTTTTGAAGAGCGTGCTGGGAACTTCGAAGCCCACGCAGGTCGGCTTGGTGCGACCGCAGAGAAGGCTGCTGCCGTGGGAACAGCCAATAAGAGCACAGTAGAGGGCATTCATGCCGCTGTGAAACACGCCAGGGAGCTCACACCACAG GTGACATCTGCTGCGCGGATCTTGTTGAAGAATCCTGGAAATAAGGCAGCTTACGAGCACTTTGACACCATGAAGAACCAGTGGATCGACAACGTGGAGAAACTCACTG GTCTGGTGGATGAGGCCATTGACACCAAATCCCTGTTAGACGCCTCTGAGGAGGCTATAAAGAAAGACATCGACAAATGCAGAGTTGCCATGGCGAATGTTCAGCCCCAAATGCTTGTTGCCGGGGCAACAAGCATAGCAAGAAGAGCCAATCGCGTCCTGTTGGTGGCCAAGAGGGAAGTGGAGAACTCTGAAGATCCGCGGTTCAGAGACACAGTGAAACATGCGTCGGACATCCTCTCACACACCATTTCACCCATGGTGATGGATGCTAAGGCTGTGGCCGGGAACATACAAGATAAAG CTCTGCAAAAGGCCTATTTGGACTCGTGTCTGAGGATCCTGGCTGCAGTCGGAAAAGTCAGAGAAGCCTTCCAACCTCAGGAGCCCGACttcccacctccaccacctgaCCTGGACCAGCTCCAT GTCAGTGACGAGCAAGCGCCACCCAAGCCCCCGCTGCCCGAGGGAGAGGTTCCCCCGCCCCGGCCCCCTCCTCCCGAGGAGAAGGACGAGGAGTTCCCAGAGCAGAAGGTCGGAGAGGTGCTCAGCGAGCCCATGATGGTGGCCGCCAGGCAGCTGCACGACGAGGCACGCAAGTGGTCCAGCAAG GGTAACGACATCATCGCAGCAGCCAAGCGGATGGCCCTGCTGATGGCAGAAATGTCTCGGCTGGTGCGCGGCGGAAGCGGGAACAAACGAGCGTTGATTCAGTGTGCAAAGGACATCGCCAAGGCCTCAGATGAGGTGACGAGGCTGGCTAAAGAGGTGGCCAAGCAGTGCACGGACAGACGCATCAGAACTAACCTGCTACAG GTGTGTGAACGAATCCCCACCATCAGCACTCAGCTGAAGATCCTCTCTACTGTCAAAGCCACCATGCTGGGACGAACAAACATTAGTGAAGAAGAGTCAGAGCAG GCCACAGAGATGTTGGTGCACAACGCCCAGAATCTGATGCAGTCAGTGAAGGAGACggtcagagaggcagaggcagcCTCCATCAAGATCCGAACGGACGCAGGATTCACCCTCCGCTGGGTGCGCAAGACCCCGTGGTACCAATAA
- the LOC115596354 gene encoding vinculin-like isoform X1, which translates to MPVFHTKTIESILEPVAQQISHLVIMHEEGEVDGKAIPDLTVPVAAVQAAVSNLVRVGKETVQTTEDQVMKRDMPPAFIKVENSSSKLVQASQMLKADPYSVPARDYLIDGSRGILSGTSDLLLTFDEAEVRKIIRVCKGILEYLTVAEVVETMEDLITYTKNLGPGMTKMSKMIEERQQELTHQEHRQMLVNSMNTVKELLPVLISAIKIFVTTKSSRGAGVEEAERNRRFIFEKMSAEINEIIRVLQLTTWDEDAWANKKDMEALKRSLALIESKMAQAKGWLKDPHGQPGDPGEVALRVILDEAGKVGELCAGRERKDILATAKALGQMTDQIADLRARGQGPSPGCVQRAGQCSQGLDLLFGKVDCAARRLEALINAKQAIARRLDAAQAWLADPNGGPEGEENIRALLAEAKRIADLCEDPKERDDILRSISEIAGLTARLVELRKQGKGDSPEARALAKQIGAALLTLQSKTNRAVANMRPAKPAVTLEGKMEQALRWANNPGVDDRGVEYEILEWNTGQAAIRGMVGEGKRLAGGLLGPYRQDMIGRCDRTEALMTSLADMANRGEAEAPHARATAAQLQDSLKDLRQHMQEVMTQEVSDVFSDTTTPIKLLAVAATAPPDAPNRAEVFEERAGNFEAHAGRLGATAEKAAAVGTANKSTVEGIHAAVKHARELTPQVTSAARILLKNPGNKAAYEHFDTMKNQWIDNVEKLTGLVDEAIDTKSLLDASEEAIKKDIDKCRVAMANVQPQMLVAGATSIARRANRVLLVAKREVENSEDPRFRDTVKHASDILSHTISPMVMDAKAVAGNIQDKALQKAYLDSCLRILAAVGKVREAFQPQEPDFPPPPPDLDQLHVSDEQAPPKPPLPEGEVPPPRPPPPEEKDEEFPEQKVGEVLSEPMMVAARQLHDEARKWSSKPEDEEAVEEREVDDEDEFTDGEDDYEPELLMMPSNQPVNQPILAAAQALHQEARKWSSKGNDIIAAAKRMALLMAEMSRLVRGGSGNKRALIQCAKDIAKASDEVTRLAKEVAKQCTDRRIRTNLLQVCERIPTISTQLKILSTVKATMLGRTNISEEESEQATEMLVHNAQNLMQSVKETVREAEAASIKIRTDAGFTLRWVRKTPWYQ; encoded by the exons gtggGGAAGGAGACCGTTCAAACCACCGAGGACCAGGTGATGAAGAGAGACATGCCCCCTGCCTTCATTAA ggtGGAGAACTCCAGCTCGAAGCTCGTCCAGGCTTCTCAGATGCTAAAGGCGGACCCGTACTCTGTTCCTGCGCGAGATTACCTGATCGACGGATCCAGAGGGATCCTGTCAGGAACGTCCGACCTGCTCCTCACCTTCGATGAGGCcgag GTGCGTAAGATCATTCGCGTGTGTAAAGGTATCCTAGAGTACCTGACCGTAGctgaggtggtggagaccatgGAGGACCTCATCACATACACCAAGAACCTGGGACCAG GCATGACCAAAATGTCCAAGATGATtgaggagaggcagcaggagcTGACGCACCAGGAGCACAGACAGATGTTAGTCAACTCCATGAACACTGTCAAagagctgcttcctgttctcATATCAG CTATAAAGATTTTTGTCACAACCAAGAGCAGTCGAGGTGCCGGCGTCGAGGAGGCCGAGAGGAACAGAAGGTTCATCTTTGAGAAGATGAGCGCCGAAATCAACGAGATCATACGAGTCCTGCAGCTCACCACGTGGGACGAAGACGCCTGGGCCAACAAG AAG GATATGGAGGCTTTGAAGAGATCTCTGGCTTTGATTGAGTCAAAGATGGCACAAGCTAAAGGCTGGCTCAAAGACCCCCATGGACAACCAG GAGACCCCGGTGAGGTCGCCCTGCGCGTCATTCTGGACGAAGCCGGTAAAGTGGGAGAGCTGTGTGctgggagggagaggaaagatATTCTGGCAACCGCGAAGGCTCTGGGACAAATGACTGACCAGATTGCAGATCTACGAGCCAG AGGCCAGGGTCCGAGCCCGGGGTGCGTGCAGCGTGCGGGCCAGTGCTCACAGGGCTTAGACTTGTTATTTGGCAAAGTGGATTGTGCCGCTCGCAGATTGGAGGCTCTAATCAATGCCAAGCAGGCCATCGCCAGGAGGCTGGATGCTGCACAG gCCTGGCTGGCCGATCCCAATGGCGGTCCTGAAGGGGAGGAGAACATCAGAGCGCTACTAGCAGAGGCCAAACGCATCGCTGATCTGTGCGAGGACCCCAAGGAGAGGGATGACATCCTGCGCTCCATCAGCGAGATCGCAGGCCTCACCGCCAGACTCGTGGAGCTCCGCAAACA GGGTAAAGGTGACAGCCCGGAGGCCCGTGCGTTGGCAAAGCAGATCGGGGCGGCGCTGCTGACCCTGCAGTCCAAAACCAACCGGGCCGTGGCCAACATGAGACCGGCCAAACCCGCTGTCACCTTGGAGGGGAAGATGGAGCAGGCGCTCCGCTGGGCGAACAACCCCGGAGTGGACGACAGAGGAGTTG AGTATGAGATACTAGAGTGGAACACAG GTCAGGCAGCGATCAGAGGGATGGTCGGGGAAGGGAAGAGGCTCGCTGGAGGCCTGTTGGGCCCGTATCGACAGGATATGATCGGGCGCTGCGACCGGACGGAGGCTCTCATGACATCTTTGGCAGACATGGCCAACAGGGGCGAGGCCGAGGCGCCTCACGCCCGAGCCACAGCCGCACAACTGCAGGACAGCCTGAAG GACCTGAGGCAGCACATGCAGGAGGTGATGACCCAGGAAGTATCGGACGTCTTCAGTGACACCACCACCCCCATCAAACTGCTGGCTGTGGCTGCAACTGCTCCTCCTGACGCCCCCAACAGGGCGGAG GTTTTTGAAGAGCGTGCTGGGAACTTCGAAGCCCACGCAGGTCGGCTTGGTGCGACCGCAGAGAAGGCTGCTGCCGTGGGAACAGCCAATAAGAGCACAGTAGAGGGCATTCATGCCGCTGTGAAACACGCCAGGGAGCTCACACCACAG GTGACATCTGCTGCGCGGATCTTGTTGAAGAATCCTGGAAATAAGGCAGCTTACGAGCACTTTGACACCATGAAGAACCAGTGGATCGACAACGTGGAGAAACTCACTG GTCTGGTGGATGAGGCCATTGACACCAAATCCCTGTTAGACGCCTCTGAGGAGGCTATAAAGAAAGACATCGACAAATGCAGAGTTGCCATGGCGAATGTTCAGCCCCAAATGCTTGTTGCCGGGGCAACAAGCATAGCAAGAAGAGCCAATCGCGTCCTGTTGGTGGCCAAGAGGGAAGTGGAGAACTCTGAAGATCCGCGGTTCAGAGACACAGTGAAACATGCGTCGGACATCCTCTCACACACCATTTCACCCATGGTGATGGATGCTAAGGCTGTGGCCGGGAACATACAAGATAAAG CTCTGCAAAAGGCCTATTTGGACTCGTGTCTGAGGATCCTGGCTGCAGTCGGAAAAGTCAGAGAAGCCTTCCAACCTCAGGAGCCCGACttcccacctccaccacctgaCCTGGACCAGCTCCAT GTCAGTGACGAGCAAGCGCCACCCAAGCCCCCGCTGCCCGAGGGAGAGGTTCCCCCGCCCCGGCCCCCTCCTCCCGAGGAGAAGGACGAGGAGTTCCCAGAGCAGAAGGTCGGAGAGGTGCTCAGCGAGCCCATGATGGTGGCCGCCAGGCAGCTGCACGACGAGGCACGCAAGTGGTCCAGCAAG CCTGAGGATGAGGAGGCAGTAGAGGAGAGGGAggtagatgatgaagatgagtttactgatggtgaggATGACTATGAGCCAGAGCTGCTGATGATGCCCTCCAACCAGCCTGTCAATCAACCCATTCTGGCAGCTGCCCAGGCTCTCCACCAGGAGGCGCGCAAGTGGTCCAGCAAG GGTAACGACATCATCGCAGCAGCCAAGCGGATGGCCCTGCTGATGGCAGAAATGTCTCGGCTGGTGCGCGGCGGAAGCGGGAACAAACGAGCGTTGATTCAGTGTGCAAAGGACATCGCCAAGGCCTCAGATGAGGTGACGAGGCTGGCTAAAGAGGTGGCCAAGCAGTGCACGGACAGACGCATCAGAACTAACCTGCTACAG GTGTGTGAACGAATCCCCACCATCAGCACTCAGCTGAAGATCCTCTCTACTGTCAAAGCCACCATGCTGGGACGAACAAACATTAGTGAAGAAGAGTCAGAGCAG GCCACAGAGATGTTGGTGCACAACGCCCAGAATCTGATGCAGTCAGTGAAGGAGACggtcagagaggcagaggcagcCTCCATCAAGATCCGAACGGACGCAGGATTCACCCTCCGCTGGGTGCGCAAGACCCCGTGGTACCAATAA
- the LOC115596354 gene encoding vinculin-like isoform X5, producing MPVFHTKTIESILEPVAQQISHLVIMHEEGEVDGKAIPDLTVPVAAVQAAVSNLVRVGKETVQTTEDQVMKRDMPPAFIKVENSSSKLVQASQMLKADPYSVPARDYLIDGSRGILSGTSDLLLTFDEAEVRKIIRVCKGILEYLTVAEVVETMEDLITYTKNLGPGMTKMSKMIEERQQELTHQEHRQMLVNSMNTVKELLPVLISAIKIFVTTKSSRGAGVEEAERNRRFIFEKMSAEINEIIRVLQLTTWDEDAWANKKDMEALKRSLALIESKMAQAKGWLKDPHGQPGDPGEVALRVILDEAGKVGELCAGRERKDILATAKALGQMTDQIADLRARGQGPSPGCVQRAGQCSQGLDLLFGKVDCAARRLEALINAKQAIARRLDAAQAWLADPNGGPEGEENIRALLAEAKRIADLCEDPKERDDILRSISEIAGLTARLVELRKQGKGDSPEARALAKQIGAALLTLQSKTNRAVANMRPAKPAVTLEGKMEQALRWANNPGVDDRGVEYEILEWNTGQAAIRGMVGEGKRLAGGLLGPYRQDMIGRCDRTEALMTSLADMANRGEAEAPHARATAAQLQDSLKDLRQHMQEVMTQEVSDVFSDTTTPIKLLAVAATAPPDAPNRAEVFEERAGNFEAHAGRLGATAEKAAAVGTANKSTVEGIHAAVKHARELTPQVTSAARILLKNPGNKAAYEHFDTMKNQWIDNVEKLTGLVDEAIDTKSLLDASEEAIKKDIDKCRVAMANVQPQMLVAGATSIARRANRVLLVAKREVENSEDPRFRDTVKHASDILSHTISPMVMDAKAVAGNIQDKALQKAYLDSCLRILAAVGKVREAFQPQEPDFPPPPPDLDQLHVSDEQAPPKPPLPEGEVPPPRPPPPEEKDEEFPEQKVGEVLSEPMMVAARQLHDEARKWSSKGNDIIAAAKRMALLMAEMSRLVRGGSGNKRALIQCAKDIAKASDEVTRLAKEVAKQCTDRRIRTNLLQVCERIPTISTQLKILSTVKATMLGRTNISEEESEQATEMLVHNAQNLMQSVKETVREAEAASIKIRTDAGFTLRWVRKTPWYQ from the exons gtggGGAAGGAGACCGTTCAAACCACCGAGGACCAGGTGATGAAGAGAGACATGCCCCCTGCCTTCATTAA ggtGGAGAACTCCAGCTCGAAGCTCGTCCAGGCTTCTCAGATGCTAAAGGCGGACCCGTACTCTGTTCCTGCGCGAGATTACCTGATCGACGGATCCAGAGGGATCCTGTCAGGAACGTCCGACCTGCTCCTCACCTTCGATGAGGCcgag GTGCGTAAGATCATTCGCGTGTGTAAAGGTATCCTAGAGTACCTGACCGTAGctgaggtggtggagaccatgGAGGACCTCATCACATACACCAAGAACCTGGGACCAG GCATGACCAAAATGTCCAAGATGATtgaggagaggcagcaggagcTGACGCACCAGGAGCACAGACAGATGTTAGTCAACTCCATGAACACTGTCAAagagctgcttcctgttctcATATCAG CTATAAAGATTTTTGTCACAACCAAGAGCAGTCGAGGTGCCGGCGTCGAGGAGGCCGAGAGGAACAGAAGGTTCATCTTTGAGAAGATGAGCGCCGAAATCAACGAGATCATACGAGTCCTGCAGCTCACCACGTGGGACGAAGACGCCTGGGCCAACAAG AAG GATATGGAGGCTTTGAAGAGATCTCTGGCTTTGATTGAGTCAAAGATGGCACAAGCTAAAGGCTGGCTCAAAGACCCCCATGGACAACCAG GAGACCCCGGTGAGGTCGCCCTGCGCGTCATTCTGGACGAAGCCGGTAAAGTGGGAGAGCTGTGTGctgggagggagaggaaagatATTCTGGCAACCGCGAAGGCTCTGGGACAAATGACTGACCAGATTGCAGATCTACGAGCCAG AGGCCAGGGTCCGAGCCCGGGGTGCGTGCAGCGTGCGGGCCAGTGCTCACAGGGCTTAGACTTGTTATTTGGCAAAGTGGATTGTGCCGCTCGCAGATTGGAGGCTCTAATCAATGCCAAGCAGGCCATCGCCAGGAGGCTGGATGCTGCACAG gCCTGGCTGGCCGATCCCAATGGCGGTCCTGAAGGGGAGGAGAACATCAGAGCGCTACTAGCAGAGGCCAAACGCATCGCTGATCTGTGCGAGGACCCCAAGGAGAGGGATGACATCCTGCGCTCCATCAGCGAGATCGCAGGCCTCACCGCCAGACTCGTGGAGCTCCGCAAACA GGGTAAAGGTGACAGCCCGGAGGCCCGTGCGTTGGCAAAGCAGATCGGGGCGGCGCTGCTGACCCTGCAGTCCAAAACCAACCGGGCCGTGGCCAACATGAGACCGGCCAAACCCGCTGTCACCTTGGAGGGGAAGATGGAGCAGGCGCTCCGCTGGGCGAACAACCCCGGAGTGGACGACAGAGGAGTTG AGTATGAGATACTAGAGTGGAACACAG GTCAGGCAGCGATCAGAGGGATGGTCGGGGAAGGGAAGAGGCTCGCTGGAGGCCTGTTGGGCCCGTATCGACAGGATATGATCGGGCGCTGCGACCGGACGGAGGCTCTCATGACATCTTTGGCAGACATGGCCAACAGGGGCGAGGCCGAGGCGCCTCACGCCCGAGCCACAGCCGCACAACTGCAGGACAGCCTGAAG GACCTGAGGCAGCACATGCAGGAGGTGATGACCCAGGAAGTATCGGACGTCTTCAGTGACACCACCACCCCCATCAAACTGCTGGCTGTGGCTGCAACTGCTCCTCCTGACGCCCCCAACAGGGCGGAG GTTTTTGAAGAGCGTGCTGGGAACTTCGAAGCCCACGCAGGTCGGCTTGGTGCGACCGCAGAGAAGGCTGCTGCCGTGGGAACAGCCAATAAGAGCACAGTAGAGGGCATTCATGCCGCTGTGAAACACGCCAGGGAGCTCACACCACAG GTGACATCTGCTGCGCGGATCTTGTTGAAGAATCCTGGAAATAAGGCAGCTTACGAGCACTTTGACACCATGAAGAACCAGTGGATCGACAACGTGGAGAAACTCACTG GTCTGGTGGATGAGGCCATTGACACCAAATCCCTGTTAGACGCCTCTGAGGAGGCTATAAAGAAAGACATCGACAAATGCAGAGTTGCCATGGCGAATGTTCAGCCCCAAATGCTTGTTGCCGGGGCAACAAGCATAGCAAGAAGAGCCAATCGCGTCCTGTTGGTGGCCAAGAGGGAAGTGGAGAACTCTGAAGATCCGCGGTTCAGAGACACAGTGAAACATGCGTCGGACATCCTCTCACACACCATTTCACCCATGGTGATGGATGCTAAGGCTGTGGCCGGGAACATACAAGATAAAG CTCTGCAAAAGGCCTATTTGGACTCGTGTCTGAGGATCCTGGCTGCAGTCGGAAAAGTCAGAGAAGCCTTCCAACCTCAGGAGCCCGACttcccacctccaccacctgaCCTGGACCAGCTCCAT GTCAGTGACGAGCAAGCGCCACCCAAGCCCCCGCTGCCCGAGGGAGAGGTTCCCCCGCCCCGGCCCCCTCCTCCCGAGGAGAAGGACGAGGAGTTCCCAGAGCAGAAGGTCGGAGAGGTGCTCAGCGAGCCCATGATGGTGGCCGCCAGGCAGCTGCACGACGAGGCACGCAAGTGGTCCAGCAAG GGTAACGACATCATCGCAGCAGCCAAGCGGATGGCCCTGCTGATGGCAGAAATGTCTCGGCTGGTGCGCGGCGGAAGCGGGAACAAACGAGCGTTGATTCAGTGTGCAAAGGACATCGCCAAGGCCTCAGATGAGGTGACGAGGCTGGCTAAAGAGGTGGCCAAGCAGTGCACGGACAGACGCATCAGAACTAACCTGCTACAG GTGTGTGAACGAATCCCCACCATCAGCACTCAGCTGAAGATCCTCTCTACTGTCAAAGCCACCATGCTGGGACGAACAAACATTAGTGAAGAAGAGTCAGAGCAG GCCACAGAGATGTTGGTGCACAACGCCCAGAATCTGATGCAGTCAGTGAAGGAGACggtcagagaggcagaggcagcCTCCATCAAGATCCGAACGGACGCAGGATTCACCCTCCGCTGGGTGCGCAAGACCCCGTGGTACCAATAA